Genomic segment of Corynebacterium appendicis CIP 107643:
CGCGTAATTCGTTCCGGCACCAAAGACGAGCACGGAGAGGATGCCACCGGTCGAATCATTCCACTGCATCCCCATGAGGTCGAGGAAGCGCGGATACATTGCGGCGACCAGTCTGTCCGCCACACCAATGACCAGAAGTGGAATGCCCCAGAGGATAGGGGAGCGGTAGGTGAACACCAGCAGCACCGCGACGATGACGGCGGTGACCGTTAGAAGCTTGAAGTTGGCCCCGGAAAAAACCCCTGACAGGTCGGCGCTGATGGCAGCCGGGCCCGTAACCTGAGATTCGACACCAGCTGGCAGATCAGCAGAAGCGCGTTCACGCAGCTGGCTGACCGCGTCGACGTTGTCACTGAGTGATTCAGATGTTACCTCCACGGGCACGATCGCGGCATCGATCGCCGCGTTGGGAACCAAGGGCCCGCCCAGCTCACTGGCTTTCCGCTGCAGTTCACCGAAGGACTCAGAGGTTAGCCCGGTATAGAGCACGATCGCTGCTGCGGATTCGTCGCCGCTCTCACCGCGCTCTGCTGCGACGCGGGTGGAGTCGAATCCATCTGGAAGCATCGCGGTGGCCGACTGCGGCGCCTCTATCGGACTGAGGGAAATAAGGAACGCAGCTAGGCCAATCAAAACTAGCGACAACCAGCGCAGTGAGCGGATAAGGGACGGCGGCACGCCAGCTCCTTCTTTCGGGGTAGTTGACTCCACCCACAATATCCGCCGACCTTTACATGCGATCCCTTTTAGTCGAGTAGTCTCGCACTCACCTCAAACGGTTCGAGGCTCCGAGGTGATTCCCAATGCTCGTTTGTTCACCTGAAATGCGGGGTCAGAACCGAAAATCACCTGTTTGGCCGAATCTAATCCGATAGCCTAGGCCTCGTCCGTTTCAATCTGCCCGCTGCCCCCAAAACTCAATCCCCTACCAGGAGAAATTCAATTCCCGGTAGGGGATTTTGCTACTTAACCCGCAGCGGCTCTAATCCTCCGCCACGGTGACGGTGACATCGATATTCCCGCGGGTGGCTTTCGAGTAGGGGCACGTCTCGTGGGCAGCGTCGGCAAGCGCTTGGGCATCCTCCGGGGTGATGCCGGGGATGGTGACCTCAAGCACGACGCTGAGGAAAAAGCCCTCGGAGCCCTTGTTGAGGGTAACGCGCGCGCCGACGGCGGAGTCGGTGACATCAGCCTTCTTGCTCTTGGCCACGGCCTTCAACGCAGAGTGGAAGCAGGCGGCGTAGCCGGCAGCGAAGAGCTGCTCAGGGTTAACGCCCTCGCCATTGCCCCCCATTTCCTTCGGGGCGTTCATGGTGAAGTCGAGGCTGGAGTCTTGGACTACAGTGCGGCCATTGCGGCCGTCGCCAGTGGAGAGCGCTTCGGTGGTGTATGCGGCGGTCATGAATAACTCCTTTGTTTGTTGACGGGGCCTTCGGCCACCGATCGTACGCGGGAAAGCAAGCTAGTTCGCCAGAGCCGTGACGAGTTCCCTCGACGTGGTGAACGCCTCACGCGAGGCGTTGTCGGAGCACTCGCGCAGGATGTAGTGGATGGCAGCGCCAGACCACATTCGCGGCTTTGTGAATTGCTCCTCACTAGTCGGTGACTGGGCTATCAATCCAACTAATGAGGAGCAGTTCAGGTGTCGCTTTCGACGCCCCATTTCTGGCGTGGACGCTAGAGCTCCGGCGACACCAAAATTTTCACCGCGGTCTCGTTGCGGTTGATAAGGGTGTCAAAGCCCTCGTCGACGACGCCGTCGAAACCGATCTTGCCGGTGATGAACGGTTTGAGGTTGACCTTGCCCTCCTCGACCAGCTTGATGGTCTTCGGGTGGTCGTGCGCGTAGCCGATGATGCCGCGCAGGGTCAGCTCCTTCATCACCACAGCGTGGATGTCGAGTTCGGCCTTCTTGGACCAGATGGACTCGACAACCAGGGTGCCCTGCAGCTTGAGGCAGTCGACGAGCTGGTCGAGCACCACATTGACCGAGGTGCACTCGAATGCGACATCAGCGCCCTTGCCGTCGGTGATCTTCTGGATCTCTTCCTTGAGGTCCTGCGACGACGGGTCGATAGCGTGGTCTGCGACGCCGGCATCGAGCGCTTTCTGGCGGCGCAGTTCCGACAGCTCGGAGACGACCACTGTGCAGCCGTATGCCTTAGCAACGGCCGCGGTGAGCAGGCCGATCGGGCCCGCGCCACCGATAAGCGCCACATCGCCTTCGTTAGCCCCGGAGGCGACGAAGCCGTGGTGGGCGACAGACAGCGGTTCAATCAACGCGGCCTCGTCGAGTGGCACATCGTTGTTGATCGGGTGCACCCAACGGCGCTGCACCGCGATCTGCTCGGACAAGCCGCCACCGCCACCGGCCAAGCCGATGAAGTTGACGTCCGGGTGCAGGTTGTACGGGCCCGGCTTCGTCGGGTCGATGTCGTCGGGGAGCACGTACGGTTCCACAATCACATGCTGGCCGACCTCGATGTCGTCCACGCCGTCGCCGAGGGCCGCGACCACACCGGAGAACTCGTGGCCAAGCGTGACCGGCATTTCCTCGCCGGTCACTGGGTGCGGGGCACCCTTATCCGGGACGAAAATCGGGCCGTCGAGGTACTCGTGCAGGTCGGTGCCGCAGATGCCGCACCAAGCGATGTCGATCAGCACCTCGCCCGGGCCTGCGACAGGCGCATCGATCTCCTCGACGCGGATGTCCTTTTGACCGTGATAGCGAACTGCTCTCATAGGAACTCCTTTCAAAATCGTACAAAGACCATTTTAGCTGGGAGTTTCCCAAGCAGAACGAGTTGTGCAGTTACTCACATGGGCCCGCTTTTCCTTAACGCCTTTCGGGGGTGACGGAAACCCAGCCGGGTCAGTGAGTTAAGCGAGCGCGCCGCTTAGAACCGCAGCAGTCCCTGCTGTGCTGTTCTGTCCTGCCGCCGAAAACGCCAGACCCTCATCGGCCACTTCTGCTCCATCACGGCACCCGGCAGATCTGGCAATTTTCCGGGTGCCACGATATCAACTTTGTTTCCTACCGCTCCCAGACGCGGTGGGAGGCGAGAAGCTCCGTCACCGGGTCAACAGCCTGGGAGGGGGAGGAGACGGCGACGATACCGGGCTGATCGACTGCGATGCGAGCGGCACCCAGTGCGACGGATGCATCCGGCCCGGCGAGGACAATCGCCTTCTTGTGGCGGTCGAACTCGCCCAGCATCGTGGCCACCTCCGGGGTGGCGGGTGGGTTGACCACCACGGCAGCGTCGAACTCGATGGACCGGGCGGTGAAATACGTGCGGGACACGGACACCTCCTTGCCATCCAGGGTGAGAGTGCCGCCCTTCGTGGAAACGATCATCGGGGTGATGCCGGCGTCGAAAAGCTCGTTGAGAAGCGAGCCGACCCCCTCCAGCGCCTGCTCCGGGCTGACCAGAACCGCTACCTGGCGACCGTCGACAGGCCAAAGCTTGCCCACCTGGGACAGCGCGGGCGACGGGGTGACCTCCGCGACCTCGTGCGGCTGCGGGTGAGGCAGGCCGAGGTTGTCCGCGACGTTCTCGGCGAGCCCCTGGTCCACGTGGGCGAGAACGTCCAGGTATCGCAGCTTCACCGCTTCCTCGTAGCATTTGCCCAGCTCGAAAGAGAACGCGTCGGTCAGGTGCTGCTTCTCCACGTCCGACAGAGACAGGTAGAACATGCGCGGCTGCGAGAAGTGGTCTTCGAAAGAAGCCGGGTTCTCACGGGTGATGTGGCCCTCAACGGGCTGCGGGACGTCGATAAGCGCACCCTCGTTGACGCTCGCCTCGGTGGGGTTGCCCTTATCCAGGCTGTTCGGCTTGTAGGGTGCGACGCCGGTGTGCGCGCCCTGCTGGTACATGCCGTCGCGGAGGTTGTCGTTGACGGGCGCGTGCGGGCGGTTGATCGGCAGCTGGGAGAAGTTCGGCCCGCCCAGTCGGCTGATCTGGGTGTCCAGGTAGGAAAACAGGCGTGCCTGCAGCAGCGGGTCGTTGGTCACGTCGATGCCCGGCACAAGGTGGCCCGGGTGGAAGGCGACCTGCTCGGTCTCTTCGAAGTAGTTGCCTGGGTTCCTGTTCAAGGTCAGGGTGCCGATGATCTCCACCGGGGCGAGCTCCTCGGGGACGATCTTCGTCGGGTCAAGCAGATCAATGCCCTCGAACATCTGCTCCTTGGTGTCCGGGAAGACCTGAACACCCAGG
This window contains:
- a CDS encoding catalase produces the protein MSPKNNPAASPQGDKAPGTPGNATPDKNQPTTPATPPESKADQQPPQAVSPTGCPFHIGAGEPDPRAQQGEFLTTAQGARLSETSHSLRAGERGPLLMQDHHFREKITHFDHERIPERVVHARGAGAHGVFKANGAASKISKAGVFAKDKETEVFVRFSTVLGSRGSADSVRDTRGWGVKFYTDEGTWDLVGNNIPVFFIQDGIKFPDVIHAAKPHPDREIPQAQSAHDTFWDFVGLHTEATHHTFWNMSDRGIPRSFRTMEGFGIHTFRMINDAGETTLVKFHFKPRLGVHSQVWEEAQITGGVDPDFHRRDLADAIEAGAYPEWDLGVQVFPDTKEQMFEGIDLLDPTKIVPEELAPVEIIGTLTLNRNPGNYFEETEQVAFHPGHLVPGIDVTNDPLLQARLFSYLDTQISRLGGPNFSQLPINRPHAPVNDNLRDGMYQQGAHTGVAPYKPNSLDKGNPTEASVNEGALIDVPQPVEGHITRENPASFEDHFSQPRMFYLSLSDVEKQHLTDAFSFELGKCYEEAVKLRYLDVLAHVDQGLAENVADNLGLPHPQPHEVAEVTPSPALSQVGKLWPVDGRQVAVLVSPEQALEGVGSLLNELFDAGITPMIVSTKGGTLTLDGKEVSVSRTYFTARSIEFDAAVVVNPPATPEVATMLGEFDRHKKAIVLAGPDASVALGAARIAVDQPGIVAVSSPSQAVDPVTELLASHRVWER
- a CDS encoding 2,3-butanediol dehydrogenase, which produces MRAVRYHGQKDIRVEEIDAPVAGPGEVLIDIAWCGICGTDLHEYLDGPIFVPDKGAPHPVTGEEMPVTLGHEFSGVVAALGDGVDDIEVGQHVIVEPYVLPDDIDPTKPGPYNLHPDVNFIGLAGGGGGLSEQIAVQRRWVHPINNDVPLDEAALIEPLSVAHHGFVASGANEGDVALIGGAGPIGLLTAAVAKAYGCTVVVSELSELRRQKALDAGVADHAIDPSSQDLKEEIQKITDGKGADVAFECTSVNVVLDQLVDCLKLQGTLVVESIWSKKAELDIHAVVMKELTLRGIIGYAHDHPKTIKLVEEGKVNLKPFITGKIGFDGVVDEGFDTLINRNETAVKILVSPEL
- a CDS encoding organic hydroperoxide resistance protein translates to MTAAYTTEALSTGDGRNGRTVVQDSSLDFTMNAPKEMGGNGEGVNPEQLFAAGYAACFHSALKAVAKSKKADVTDSAVGARVTLNKGSEGFFLSVVLEVTIPGITPEDAQALADAAHETCPYSKATRGNIDVTVTVAED